From the Desulfarculaceae bacterium genome, one window contains:
- a CDS encoding RnfABCDGE type electron transport complex subunit C, with amino-acid sequence MPRPPAAAPPQPLPAPAKVYLPMRQHQGAVAQPKVEPGDKVTMGQVIGASDDFEAANVQATVSGTVEAIIEMPDPSGGMVPTVVIANDGADAWSEELASPENALASLEEVGLTRPSRLLKRVREAGLVRSQVQGRPLHVDLSPPMAPQSYLYMTGIPVVRPIDTLIVKAVDPDPPVCPNASLLGEAGDTLAVGVAALARISGAKRVILALPSGVDASALSALAKQREWETASVSQTKYPFANDHLMVLSLTGREVPTPYGEPRDVGVTVQPLSTALDVGSVLLSGRPVMERVFSVAGEVKNPGVFKVRLGTPIGEVLQAAGGGPSQAGKVVVGGPMMGLAIYDLGTPVTRETQGVFVQSGPKVRHYADHPCIHCGRCVAVCPVNLIPSELGKLCEFRMYEEAAEQNLMNCIECGCCAYVCPAQRPMVHFLRHGKTEVMAGRMEQ; translated from the coding sequence TTGCCCCGCCCGCCGGCGGCCGCCCCGCCCCAGCCGCTGCCCGCCCCTGCCAAGGTGTATCTGCCCATGCGGCAGCACCAGGGCGCGGTGGCCCAGCCCAAGGTGGAGCCCGGCGACAAGGTAACCATGGGCCAGGTGATCGGCGCCTCCGATGATTTCGAGGCCGCCAACGTGCAGGCTACGGTAAGCGGCACGGTGGAGGCCATCATCGAGATGCCCGACCCCTCGGGCGGCATGGTCCCCACCGTGGTCATCGCCAACGACGGGGCCGACGCCTGGAGCGAGGAGCTCGCCTCTCCCGAGAACGCCCTCGCCTCCCTGGAAGAGGTTGGCCTCACCCGCCCCTCCCGCCTGCTCAAGCGAGTGCGCGAGGCGGGCCTGGTGCGGTCCCAGGTGCAGGGACGCCCCCTGCACGTGGACCTGAGCCCTCCCATGGCGCCCCAATCCTACCTCTACATGACCGGCATCCCGGTGGTGCGGCCCATCGACACCTTGATCGTCAAGGCGGTGGACCCCGATCCGCCGGTTTGTCCCAACGCCTCGCTCCTGGGCGAGGCCGGCGACACCCTGGCCGTGGGCGTGGCCGCCCTGGCCCGCATCAGCGGCGCCAAACGGGTCATCCTGGCCCTGCCCTCCGGGGTAGACGCCTCGGCCCTGAGCGCCCTGGCCAAGCAGCGCGAATGGGAGACCGCTTCGGTCAGCCAGACCAAGTATCCCTTTGCCAACGACCACCTTATGGTGCTCTCGCTCACCGGCCGCGAGGTCCCCACTCCCTACGGCGAGCCCCGGGACGTGGGCGTGACCGTGCAGCCGCTCTCCACCGCCCTGGACGTGGGTTCGGTGCTCCTGAGCGGCCGTCCGGTGATGGAGCGGGTGTTCAGTGTGGCCGGCGAGGTCAAGAACCCCGGCGTGTTCAAGGTGCGCCTGGGCACCCCCATCGGCGAGGTGCTCCAAGCCGCCGGCGGCGGCCCCAGCCAGGCCGGCAAGGTGGTGGTGGGCGGCCCCATGATGGGTCTGGCCATCTACGACCTGGGCACCCCGGTGACCCGCGAGACCCAGGGCGTGTTCGTGCAGAGCGGACCCAAGGTCCGGCACTACGCGGACCATCCCTGCATCCACTGCGGGCGCTGCGTGGCGGTTTGCCCGGTCAACCTGATCCCCTCGGAGCTGGGCAAGCTCTGCGAGTTCCGCATGTACGAGGAAGCGGCCGAGCAGAACTTGATGAACTGCATCGAGTGCGGCTGCTGCGCCTACGTATGTCCGGCCCAGCGGCCCATGGTCCACTTCCTCAGGCACGGTAAAACCGAGGTCATGGCCGGGAGGATGGAGCAATGA
- a CDS encoding RnfABCDGE type electron transport complex subunit D, protein MNQNLLTVSTSPHILGCTTLRSMYLEMMIALAPALITGLYFFGAPGLITVCLAVASAMVTEYVISLILKKPSTLGNLHVVLMGLLMGLILPPGAPWWLPVVGGFLTVALGMSIFGGNGAYPFNPVLVAWAALAISWPEAMGAYLEPMALGSGDDWMEAETFLMQLKGDIGTLEMFELGNVWLGKMAGGVGTTGTWALLAGGIYLVIRRLIPWQLPLGALIGALGMGLVAVYTDERIAEMGYEEFGAYLNVVWFHLGAGVFMIAAFFLGPEPVSSPVTPWGTFLFGLGVGLMTIIVRFWGSPIDGAFYGVLLMNAATPLLDRIRPRVIGKVVSGA, encoded by the coding sequence ATGAACCAAAACCTTCTGACCGTATCCACTTCTCCGCACATCCTGGGGTGCACCACCCTGCGCTCCATGTATCTGGAGATGATGATCGCCCTGGCCCCGGCCCTGATCACCGGTCTGTACTTCTTCGGGGCGCCGGGCCTTATCACGGTCTGTCTGGCCGTGGCCTCGGCCATGGTCACCGAGTACGTGATCAGCCTGATCCTTAAAAAACCCTCCACCCTGGGCAACCTGCACGTGGTGCTCATGGGCCTGCTGATGGGCCTGATCCTGCCTCCGGGCGCGCCCTGGTGGCTCCCGGTGGTGGGCGGCTTCCTCACCGTCGCCTTGGGCATGAGCATCTTCGGCGGCAACGGCGCCTATCCCTTCAACCCCGTGCTGGTGGCTTGGGCCGCCCTGGCCATCTCCTGGCCCGAAGCCATGGGGGCCTATCTGGAGCCCATGGCCCTGGGTTCTGGCGACGATTGGATGGAGGCCGAAACCTTCCTGATGCAGCTCAAGGGCGACATCGGCACCCTGGAGATGTTCGAGCTGGGCAATGTCTGGCTGGGCAAGATGGCCGGCGGTGTGGGCACCACCGGGACCTGGGCCCTGCTGGCCGGCGGCATCTACCTGGTCATCCGGCGCCTCATCCCCTGGCAGCTTCCCCTGGGCGCCCTCATCGGCGCCCTCGGCATGGGCCTGGTGGCGGTCTACACCGACGAGCGCATCGCCGAGATGGGCTATGAGGAGTTCGGGGCCTACTTGAACGTGGTCTGGTTCCACCTGGGGGCCGGCGTGTTTATGATCGCCGCCTTCTTCCTGGGGCCGGAGCCGGTCTCCAGCCCGGTCACCCCCTGGGGCACTTTCCTGTTCGGCCTGGGGGTGGGCTTGATGACCATCATCGTGCGCTTCTGGGGCAGCCCCATCGACGGCGCCTTCTACGGCGTCCTGCTGATGAACGCGGCCACTCCCCTGTTGGATCGCATCAGGCCCCGGGTCATCGGAAAGGTGGTGAGCGGTGCGTGA
- a CDS encoding RnfABCDGE type electron transport complex subunit G, with amino-acid sequence MRDIIKMLVVLTLICAVSGFMLALVHDVTREPIEYSRLKFIKEPAVKSVLTGYQNDPIKDRVSIDLGKDKKGKPVKLIVFPAKKDGKTYAVAFESSAQGYHGPIGVMVGVDLASKKLTGISIVEHTETPGLGARIIEPNFTDSFKGKALDKELGVGDINALSGATLSTKGVVAAVNQARATLDKYRDKMVQ; translated from the coding sequence GTGCGTGATATTATCAAAATGCTGGTGGTGCTCACCCTGATCTGCGCGGTGAGCGGATTCATGCTGGCCCTGGTGCACGACGTGACCCGGGAGCCCATCGAATACAGCCGTCTCAAGTTCATCAAGGAACCCGCGGTCAAGTCGGTGCTCACCGGCTATCAGAACGACCCCATTAAGGACCGCGTGTCCATCGACTTGGGCAAGGACAAGAAGGGCAAGCCGGTCAAGCTGATCGTCTTCCCGGCCAAAAAGGACGGCAAGACCTATGCCGTGGCCTTCGAGAGTAGCGCCCAAGGCTACCATGGCCCCATCGGGGTGATGGTGGGCGTGGACCTGGCCAGCAAGAAGCTCACCGGCATCAGCATCGTGGAGCACACCGAGACCCCTGGCCTGGGCGCGCGCATCATAGAGCCCAATTTCACCGATTCGTTCAAGGGTAAGGCCCTGGACAAGGAGCTGGGAGTGGGCGACATCAACGCCCTGTCCGGCGCCACCTTGTCCACCAAGGGCGTGGTCGCCGCGGTCAATCAGGCCCGGGCCACCTTGGACAAATACCGCGACAAAATGGTGCAGTAG
- a CDS encoding electron transport complex subunit E: MSIAKEFTKGLWEIIPPFRLVLGLCPTLAVTTSAENGMGMGLATTFVLVCSNLLVSLLRKIIPSKVRIAAYIVIIASFVVIVELTMQAYVFPLYQALGIFIPLIVVNCIILGRAEAFAGKNGPVASIADGLGVGIGFTISLTVLGAFREILGNGTIWGANLMWDSYEPFVFMVRAPGAFVALGLFLAAINLISHVLDQRKRRA; encoded by the coding sequence ATGAGCATAGCCAAGGAATTCACCAAGGGGCTATGGGAGATCATCCCGCCCTTCCGCCTGGTGCTGGGCCTCTGCCCCACCCTGGCGGTCACCACCTCGGCCGAAAACGGCATGGGCATGGGACTGGCCACCACCTTCGTGTTGGTCTGCTCCAACCTGCTGGTCTCGCTGCTGAGAAAAATCATCCCCAGCAAGGTGCGCATCGCGGCCTACATCGTGATCATCGCCAGCTTCGTGGTCATCGTCGAGCTGACCATGCAGGCCTACGTGTTCCCGCTGTATCAAGCCCTGGGCATCTTCATCCCCCTGATCGTGGTCAACTGCATCATCCTGGGCCGCGCCGAGGCATTCGCCGGCAAGAACGGGCCGGTGGCCTCCATCGCCGACGGCCTGGGCGTTGGCATCGGCTTCACCATAAGCCTGACCGTGCTGGGCGCCTTCCGCGAGATCCTGGGTAACGGCACCATCTGGGGCGCCAACCTCATGTGGGACTCCTACGAGCCCTTCGTGTTCATGGTGCGGGCGCCGGGCGCCTTCGTGGCCCTGGGCCTTTTCCTTGCGGCCATCAACCTGATCAGCCACGTGCTTGACCAGCGGAAGCGGAGGGCCTAG
- the rsxA gene encoding electron transport complex subunit RsxA, with product MSFGDYMLFIVGAILVNNILLAKFLGNCPFLGVSRRMDTATGMSMAVIFVMVMAGMITWLVQYYILVPLNIEYLQTIAFILVIAALVQLVEIVMAKTLPALYRALGIFLPLITTNCAVLGVAIININEEYDFVDTLVFSFASAVGYSLALVLFAGIRERFMLVKMPKAFEGTAIGLVVAGFLALAFSGFAGLVSH from the coding sequence ATGAGTTTCGGCGACTACATGCTGTTCATCGTTGGCGCCATCCTGGTCAACAACATCCTGCTGGCCAAGTTCCTGGGCAACTGCCCCTTCCTGGGGGTCAGCCGCCGCATGGACACGGCAACCGGCATGTCCATGGCGGTCATCTTCGTCATGGTCATGGCGGGCATGATCACCTGGCTGGTGCAGTACTACATCCTGGTGCCCCTGAACATCGAGTACCTCCAGACCATCGCCTTCATCCTGGTGATCGCCGCCCTGGTGCAGCTGGTGGAGATCGTGATGGCCAAGACGCTCCCGGCCCTATACCGGGCCCTGGGCATCTTCCTGCCGCTGATCACCACCAACTGCGCGGTCTTGGGCGTGGCCATCATCAACATCAACGAAGAGTACGACTTCGTCGACACCCTGGTCTTCTCCTTCGCGTCGGCGGTGGGTTACAGCCTGGCCCTGGTGCTCTTCGCGGGCATCCGCGAGCGCTTCATGCTGGTCAAGATGCCCAAGGCCTTCGAGGGCACGGCCATCGGTCTGGTGGTGGCGGGCTTTTTGGCCCTGGCCTTCTCCGGCTTCGCCGGCCTGGTCAGCCACTAG
- a CDS encoding RnfABCDGE type electron transport complex subunit B: MLFEALAIGGLGLASALGLGVAAKVFAVEVDPLVEAVEEALPGANCGGCGYAGCSSAALAIASGKAAANICVGGGPEVAVAVSAVMGVEVIYREPDVSQVDCTYSTDIAQLKYQYDGVQDCRAAVLLAGGPKVCEIGCVGLGSCVKVCPFGAIQIGPDNLPVVDPTLCTGCGNCEKVCPKNIIHLNSVTRRILGFNADYNCLAPCQATCPAQIDIPGYIRAIGEGRYDDAVGIIKEHNPLPLVCGRVCPHPCEDQCRRGETEEPVNINHLKRFAADYEMNSGKRIQPFCMPKNDRKVAIVGGGPAGLSCAYYLARLGYAPTIFEAQPHLGGMLRYGIPEYRLPKKTLDWEIQGILDLGCEAKTGVAMGKDFTLESLRQDGFEAIFLGVGCWSSRGMRVEGEDLNGVLPGTNMLIDRGNLKDTPVGDRVVIIGGGNTAMDCARTCWRLGAKEVTVLYRRTEKEMPANDIEIEEAKHEGIKFHFLAAPTKLVGEGGKLTGLEYIKMELGEPDASGRRRPVPIEGSETILECDNVISAIGQFPDLAFLEADAAAKDLAVTKWNTIDANVDAGSTNIPGVFSGGDTVTGAATAVEAIGAGRRAARAMHNFLSGEEVEAPDNWVHSTKDLPMISATPDAVPSGPRAKMPELSVAERANSFVEVELGLTEEMAKQETQRCLQCGLYCYRRQGQDYEAWKWER, from the coding sequence ATGTTGTTTGAAGCCCTGGCAATCGGAGGACTCGGCCTGGCTTCGGCCTTGGGCCTGGGCGTAGCCGCCAAGGTCTTCGCGGTCGAGGTGGACCCCCTGGTTGAAGCGGTGGAAGAGGCCCTGCCCGGCGCCAACTGCGGCGGCTGCGGCTATGCCGGCTGCTCCTCGGCGGCCCTGGCCATCGCCAGCGGAAAAGCCGCGGCCAACATCTGCGTGGGCGGCGGCCCCGAGGTGGCCGTGGCGGTGTCCGCGGTCATGGGCGTGGAGGTGATTTACCGCGAGCCTGACGTAAGCCAGGTGGACTGCACCTACTCCACGGACATCGCCCAGCTCAAATACCAATACGACGGCGTTCAGGACTGCCGGGCGGCGGTGCTTCTGGCCGGCGGCCCCAAGGTCTGCGAGATCGGCTGCGTGGGGCTGGGCTCTTGCGTGAAGGTGTGCCCCTTCGGGGCCATCCAGATCGGCCCGGACAACCTGCCGGTGGTGGACCCCACCCTGTGCACCGGTTGCGGCAACTGCGAGAAGGTCTGCCCCAAGAACATCATCCACCTCAACTCGGTGACCCGCCGCATCCTGGGCTTCAACGCCGACTACAACTGCCTGGCCCCCTGCCAGGCCACCTGCCCCGCCCAGATCGACATCCCGGGCTACATCCGGGCCATCGGCGAGGGGCGCTACGACGACGCGGTCGGCATCATCAAGGAGCACAACCCCCTGCCCCTGGTTTGCGGCCGGGTGTGCCCCCATCCCTGCGAGGACCAGTGCCGCCGGGGCGAGACCGAAGAGCCGGTGAACATCAACCACCTCAAGCGCTTCGCGGCCGACTATGAGATGAACTCGGGCAAGCGCATCCAGCCCTTCTGCATGCCCAAGAACGATCGCAAGGTGGCCATCGTGGGCGGCGGCCCCGCCGGCCTCTCCTGCGCCTATTACCTGGCCCGCCTGGGCTACGCGCCCACCATCTTCGAGGCCCAACCCCATCTGGGCGGCATGCTGCGCTACGGCATCCCCGAGTACCGCCTGCCCAAGAAGACCCTGGATTGGGAGATCCAGGGCATCCTGGACCTGGGCTGCGAGGCCAAGACCGGCGTGGCCATGGGCAAGGACTTCACCCTGGAGAGCCTGAGGCAAGACGGCTTCGAGGCCATCTTCCTGGGCGTGGGCTGCTGGTCCAGCCGGGGCATGAGGGTCGAGGGCGAGGATCTGAACGGCGTGTTGCCCGGCACCAACATGCTCATCGACCGGGGCAACCTGAAGGATACCCCGGTCGGCGACCGCGTGGTGATCATCGGCGGCGGCAACACCGCCATGGACTGCGCCCGCACCTGCTGGCGCCTGGGCGCCAAGGAAGTCACGGTCCTCTACCGCCGCACCGAGAAGGAGATGCCGGCCAACGACATCGAGATCGAGGAGGCCAAGCACGAGGGCATCAAGTTCCACTTCCTGGCCGCGCCCACCAAGCTGGTCGGCGAGGGCGGCAAGCTCACCGGTCTTGAGTACATCAAGATGGAGCTGGGCGAGCCCGATGCCTCGGGCCGCCGCCGTCCGGTGCCCATCGAGGGCAGCGAGACCATCCTCGAGTGCGACAACGTGATCTCGGCCATCGGCCAGTTCCCGGACCTGGCCTTCCTGGAGGCCGATGCCGCAGCCAAGGACCTGGCCGTGACCAAGTGGAACACCATCGACGCCAACGTCGACGCCGGCAGCACCAACATCCCCGGCGTCTTCTCCGGCGGCGACACGGTGACCGGCGCGGCCACCGCGGTGGAGGCCATCGGGGCCGGCCGCCGGGCGGCGCGGGCCATGCACAACTTCCTCAGCGGCGAAGAGGTGGAGGCTCCGGACAACTGGGTGCACAGCACCAAGGACCTGCCCATGATCTCCGCCACGCCGGACGCGGTGCCCTCCGGGCCGCGGGCCAAGATGCCCGAGCTCAGCGTGGCCGAGAGGGCCAACAGCTTCGTGGAAGTGGAGCTGGGCCTCACCGAGGAGATGGCCAAGCAGGAGACCCAGCGCTGCCTGCAGTGCGGCCTCTATTGTTACCGCCGCCAGGGCCAAGATTACGAGGCCTGGAAATGGGAGAGGTAA
- a CDS encoding FAD:protein FMN transferase, with translation MTRMLHRRSFLQLTGAALGAAALPLVSPAIGLAKVTRELSVAQQTRMMMGTLVSVTVLDASPVKAQEAMESAFTAMQQLTPVFDRHRPVGQVAALNSEGRLNDLEPRLKQVLDLCALVQKSTGGAFDPSVAPVVDAMAHSYAQGRKPTRQAVVEALNAVGGVSYDGASLRLTKEGAGLTLDGVAKGYIVDEGLRAAHRSGARHVLINAGGDVGVLGDRGGKPWRVAVSDPDAPTKAKMVVPMTSGALATSGDYEVYFDQERLYHHIVRPDTGRSPGSSHSVSVRAPQAALADALATACFVMPPAQATRFLNARPQLEGLILTRFGQRYQTKGFAA, from the coding sequence ATGACTAGGATGCTGCACCGCCGCTCCTTCTTGCAGCTGACCGGAGCCGCCCTGGGCGCGGCCGCCCTGCCCCTGGTGTCGCCGGCCATCGGACTGGCCAAGGTGACCCGCGAGCTCAGCGTGGCCCAACAGACCCGCATGATGATGGGCACCCTGGTTTCGGTCACCGTGCTGGACGCTTCTCCGGTCAAGGCCCAGGAGGCCATGGAGAGCGCCTTCACGGCCATGCAACAACTGACCCCGGTCTTTGACCGTCACCGCCCCGTGGGCCAGGTGGCCGCCCTGAACAGCGAAGGCCGCCTGAACGACCTGGAGCCCCGCCTCAAACAGGTGCTGGACCTCTGCGCCCTTGTGCAGAAATCCACTGGCGGCGCTTTCGATCCCTCGGTGGCCCCGGTGGTGGACGCCATGGCCCACAGCTACGCCCAGGGCCGCAAGCCCACCCGTCAGGCGGTGGTCGAGGCCCTGAACGCGGTGGGCGGGGTGTCTTATGACGGCGCCAGCCTGCGCCTGACCAAAGAGGGCGCGGGCCTCACCCTGGACGGCGTGGCCAAGGGCTACATCGTGGACGAGGGCCTCAGGGCCGCGCACCGTTCCGGCGCGCGCCACGTGCTCATCAACGCCGGCGGCGACGTGGGCGTGTTGGGCGACCGGGGCGGCAAGCCCTGGCGGGTGGCCGTGTCCGACCCGGACGCGCCCACCAAGGCCAAGATGGTGGTGCCCATGACCAGCGGCGCCCTGGCCACCAGCGGCGACTACGAGGTCTACTTCGACCAGGAGCGGCTCTACCATCACATCGTGCGGCCCGACACCGGCCGCAGCCCGGGCTCGTCCCACAGCGTCAGCGTGCGCGCGCCCCAGGCGGCTCTGGCCGACGCCTTGGCCACCGCCTGCTTCGTGATGCCCCCGGCCCAGGCCACCCGCTTCCTGAACGCCCGGCCCCAGCTGGAGGGTCTCATCCTCACCCGCTTCGGCCAGCGCTACCAGACCAAGGGCTTCGCTGCCTAG
- a CDS encoding autotransporter outer membrane beta-barrel domain-containing protein → MVRRFSAWYGRVCIVALALAGFASPALAWNPIILPNGAVVTQTLSAAQENQELIAAGSATPSTLPFANGTTVYEIRTTRVAYFVRYYKYDPTNSARYRFGGAGRWMMAASSVKGLNSYQVRSLYALPAHPDRVIVVRMPAGTLSRTGNAGPITGWGAGGGQQFLLNNFIDVGNYQGDRSTTDLLYTGPLAERVGSGNARIMGQYLDGATVPNYSLLDVTELMLSYLPDDAQRRDALNQLGPQRFDALSRLATRQDILFSQALSQRRNDLRTCLLNPGGEAAATHQKINDTYIWGRLAGALGEAKTNGDDYGFNYHSGGVLGGADWLLGPNLILGFGAGFIQTEFDWKDVSGKGAVSGLKMGVYTSYFTPRFFLDGVLTAGYNLEEANRDITFPGMDYSPHSNPDGYGLSAGVDAGMNFLVGGWTLQPLAGLNFYYVYNNAFSETGADSLDLSVDSFTASTLRGELALRLSRSFTLDNGTRLVPQFRLGWAHQFSLGDGDITARLADQDHGATFQGYDQDSDAVVPGVGLTLVCTNGTQVYLRYDGELGGDMTSNEVQAGIRIPF, encoded by the coding sequence ATGGTCCGCCGATTTTCAGCCTGGTATGGCCGGGTCTGTATTGTGGCCCTGGCCCTGGCCGGGTTTGCCTCGCCCGCCCTGGCCTGGAACCCCATTATCCTGCCCAATGGCGCCGTGGTAACCCAGACCCTGAGCGCCGCGCAGGAAAACCAGGAACTGATCGCCGCGGGAAGCGCCACGCCCAGCACTCTGCCCTTTGCCAACGGCACCACGGTATACGAGATACGCACCACCCGGGTGGCCTATTTCGTGCGGTACTACAAATACGACCCCACCAACAGCGCCAGGTACCGCTTTGGCGGCGCGGGCCGCTGGATGATGGCCGCCTCTTCGGTAAAGGGCCTGAATTCTTATCAGGTGCGCTCCCTCTACGCCCTGCCCGCGCATCCAGACCGGGTTATCGTGGTGCGCATGCCGGCGGGCACCCTGAGCCGCACCGGCAACGCCGGGCCCATTACCGGCTGGGGCGCGGGCGGCGGGCAGCAATTCCTGCTGAACAACTTCATTGACGTGGGCAACTATCAGGGCGACCGCTCCACCACGGACCTGCTCTATACCGGGCCCCTGGCCGAGCGGGTGGGTTCGGGCAATGCCCGGATCATGGGCCAGTACCTGGACGGGGCCACGGTGCCCAATTACAGCCTGCTGGACGTGACCGAGCTTATGCTCAGCTATCTGCCCGACGACGCCCAGCGGCGCGATGCCTTGAACCAGTTGGGGCCCCAGCGTTTTGACGCCTTGTCGCGTCTGGCCACCCGCCAGGACATCCTGTTCAGCCAGGCTCTGAGCCAGCGGCGCAACGACCTGCGCACCTGCCTGCTGAACCCCGGCGGGGAGGCGGCGGCCACCCACCAGAAGATCAACGACACCTACATCTGGGGCCGCCTGGCCGGGGCCCTGGGCGAGGCCAAGACCAACGGCGACGATTACGGCTTCAACTACCACTCCGGCGGGGTCCTGGGTGGGGCCGACTGGCTGCTGGGCCCCAACTTGATCCTAGGCTTCGGGGCGGGCTTCATCCAGACCGAATTCGACTGGAAGGACGTAAGCGGCAAGGGAGCGGTATCGGGGCTCAAGATGGGGGTGTACACCAGCTACTTCACGCCGCGCTTCTTTCTGGACGGCGTGTTGACCGCGGGCTACAACCTGGAGGAGGCCAACCGGGACATCACTTTCCCGGGCATGGACTACTCGCCCCACAGCAACCCGGACGGCTACGGCCTCTCGGCCGGAGTGGACGCTGGTATGAACTTCTTGGTGGGCGGCTGGACCTTGCAGCCCCTGGCCGGGCTCAACTTCTACTACGTTTACAACAACGCCTTCAGCGAGACCGGGGCGGACAGCCTGGATCTGAGCGTGGATTCCTTCACGGCCAGCACCCTGCGCGGCGAGTTGGCCCTGCGCCTCAGCCGCTCCTTCACCCTGGATAACGGCACGCGCCTGGTGCCCCAGTTCCGCCTGGGCTGGGCCCATCAATTCTCCCTGGGCGATGGGGACATCACCGCCCGGCTGGCCGACCAGGACCACGGGGCGACCTTCCAGGGGTATGACCAGGACAGCGACGCGGTGGTGCCGGGGGTGGGCCTGACTTTGGTGTGCACCAACGGCACTCAGGTCTATCTGCGCTACGACGGCGAGTTGGGCGGGGACATGACCTCCAACGAGGTGCAGGCGGGCATCCGCATTCCCTTCTAA
- a CDS encoding tetratricopeptide repeat protein, with protein MPRTLAVICCLLMLLLTSLLAGCGNSALEQGLRAEKAGNDQDALASYNAAIASTFMVSQKRSLAYASRAGILITQGKLDQAMADLDKALEQDRQSEPAYYNRAVLFLLKGNVKRAELDAKRLVELAPQNKAALRLYELAQNPPAKFSLPLTWLKANQGS; from the coding sequence ATGCCGCGCACTCTGGCCGTTATCTGCTGCCTGCTCATGCTGCTGCTCACCTCTCTCCTGGCGGGCTGCGGCAACTCGGCCCTGGAACAGGGGCTGCGCGCCGAAAAGGCGGGCAATGACCAGGACGCCCTGGCCTCCTACAACGCGGCCATCGCCTCCACCTTCATGGTGTCCCAGAAACGCTCCCTGGCCTATGCCTCCCGGGCGGGCATCCTGATCACCCAGGGTAAGCTGGACCAGGCCATGGCCGATTTGGACAAGGCCCTGGAGCAGGACCGCCAGAGCGAGCCCGCCTATTACAACCGGGCGGTGCTCTTTCTGCTCAAGGGCAATGTAAAAAGGGCCGAGCTGGACGCCAAGCGCCTGGTGGAGCTGGCTCCCCAGAACAAGGCCGCCCTGCGCCTGTACGAGCTGGCCCAGAACCCACCCGCCAAGTTCAGCCTGCCCCTCACCTGGCTCAAGGCCAACCAGGGCTCCTGA
- a CDS encoding universal stress protein, whose amino-acid sequence MLWNQILLAYDNSQQALRAVEYVGQMFGRVDNVKVTLLGVYDKVPEYDMVQTPFTDQVKARISVLEREREKGRESMEEAKKHLVRMGFAEDQVKVKYMEKTKGVAKDIIDEVKKGGYGTVVLGRKGVSNLTGMLFGSVSSGVIGNLQGATICVVE is encoded by the coding sequence ATGCTCTGGAATCAAATTCTGCTTGCTTATGACAACTCCCAACAGGCCCTGAGGGCCGTGGAATATGTTGGTCAGATGTTCGGCCGGGTGGACAACGTCAAGGTGACCCTGTTGGGGGTCTACGACAAGGTGCCCGAGTACGACATGGTGCAAACCCCCTTCACCGATCAGGTCAAGGCCCGCATTTCGGTCTTGGAGCGCGAGCGCGAAAAGGGCCGCGAGAGCATGGAAGAGGCCAAGAAGCACCTCGTCCGCATGGGCTTTGCCGAGGACCAGGTCAAGGTCAAGTACATGGAAAAGACCAAGGGCGTGGCCAAGGACATCATCGACGAGGTGAAAAAGGGCGGCTACGGCACCGTGGTCTTGGGCCGCAAGGGCGTCAGCAACCTGACCGGGATGCTCTTCGGGTCGGTATCCAGCGGCGTCATCGGCAATCTGCAGGGCGCGACCATCTGCGTGGTCGAGTAG
- a CDS encoding SoxR reducing system RseC family protein: METVPSNYMQEEGVVIETMGGLAQVETMQQEACKGCGARGACQTLGGDKRRVIAAINQAGAKAGDKVLMIMARKGVLGASFLLYMVPVFALLAGAMVGKQLGPSYGLEAQTGAVILGALSLLGAWLILRRVSKRLAGRKELTVKVVRILQQGERDALESNSACL; encoded by the coding sequence ATGGAAACAGTGCCCAGCAACTACATGCAGGAAGAGGGCGTGGTGATCGAAACCATGGGCGGACTGGCCCAGGTGGAGACCATGCAGCAGGAAGCCTGCAAGGGCTGCGGAGCCCGCGGCGCCTGCCAGACTTTGGGTGGCGACAAGCGTCGGGTCATCGCGGCCATCAACCAGGCGGGCGCCAAGGCCGGGGACAAGGTGCTCATGATCATGGCCCGCAAAGGGGTCTTGGGAGCCAGCTTCCTGCTCTACATGGTGCCGGTCTTCGCGTTGTTGGCCGGGGCCATGGTGGGCAAGCAGCTGGGGCCCTCCTATGGCCTGGAGGCCCAGACCGGGGCGGTTATTCTGGGCGCGCTCAGCCTCCTGGGCGCGTGGCTGATCCTGCGCCGCGTTTCCAAGCGCCTGGCCGGGCGCAAGGAACTGACCGTCAAGGTGGTGCGCATACTGCAACAGGGAGAGAGGGATGCTCTGGAATCAAATTCTGCTTGCTTATGA